One segment of Xanthomonas oryzae pv. oryzae DNA contains the following:
- a CDS encoding type VI immunity family protein: protein MSNDEWTKLLAEHEGKLSLPGGLLMRSGPRDYVGTVLAITGTLYYKGGYTTPVREAICACFDQYVATIGDELRWLIKDETKPVQFKRAKPLRDWLLKLDPDDSAIFGYTAGDKPEDASAYQFYDANLRQWQEMRSWGLNALRFSVPLKFALDHPSAFQRLFVDFAGRLKAEHGHGGHGFVLSLLNNHLDAPTEAYMSQKLRGADVGRPSGVARQILDGIKTVSWLTAINHAMLQQLDGGTGLDALRNELPGNWFAYYDYGAGTVIQAGPVPEIASVDDDPMPATYLLVNHLLKRFRSTTLKDFHGATLGGEPFLGVVGTAQWLRRFDIPDEELMTYQAKLLNMPKLKPDTVLPERL, encoded by the coding sequence ATGAGCAATGACGAATGGACAAAACTTCTAGCCGAACACGAAGGCAAACTATCGCTGCCGGGCGGCCTGTTGATGCGTTCTGGCCCCAGGGATTACGTGGGCACGGTGCTGGCGATCACTGGCACGCTTTACTACAAGGGCGGCTATACCACCCCGGTGCGTGAGGCGATCTGCGCCTGCTTCGATCAGTACGTGGCGACCATCGGCGACGAGTTACGCTGGCTGATCAAGGACGAAACCAAGCCGGTGCAGTTCAAGCGCGCAAAGCCCTTGCGCGACTGGCTACTGAAACTCGACCCGGACGACTCGGCGATCTTTGGCTACACCGCTGGCGACAAGCCAGAGGACGCAAGCGCGTACCAGTTCTACGACGCCAACCTTCGTCAATGGCAGGAAATGCGTAGCTGGGGACTTAACGCCTTACGCTTCTCTGTGCCGCTGAAATTTGCCCTAGATCACCCGTCTGCATTCCAGCGACTCTTCGTGGATTTCGCGGGCAGGCTAAAGGCCGAACACGGACACGGAGGACATGGCTTCGTGCTTTCACTGTTGAATAATCATTTGGATGCACCTACCGAAGCATATATGTCCCAAAAGTTACGTGGCGCCGACGTTGGCCGACCCAGCGGCGTTGCCCGACAGATCCTAGACGGCATCAAAACCGTCTCCTGGCTCACCGCCATCAACCACGCCATGTTGCAGCAACTCGACGGCGGTACCGGCCTGGACGCGCTGCGCAACGAACTGCCCGGCAACTGGTTCGCCTACTACGACTATGGCGCCGGCACCGTCATCCAGGCCGGCCCCGTGCCGGAGATCGCCAGCGTCGACGACGACCCCATGCCCGCCACCTACTTGCTGGTCAATCACCTGCTCAAGCGCTTCCGCAGCACCACCCTCAAGGACTTCCACGGCGCCACCCTGGGCGGGGAACCCTTCCTGGGCGTGGTCGGCACCGCGCAATGGCTGCGACGCTTCGACATCCCCGACGAAGAGCTCATGACCTACCAGGCCAAGCTGCTGAACATGCCCAAGTTGAAGCCCGACACGGTGCTGCCCGAGCGGCTATGA
- a CDS encoding VRR-NUC domain-containing protein: protein MSNEPALPQDQGSLAVDGRTNQAGVGRAKPQDMAVLCPIICSCLHDPLTGVAGQKLYQLCVSSKLRSLDWNHLSRYKPEVNYDMTQQPPAPIMDSGLATKAHDWLKGWIDKYWDEPGKDRPPFRPRAGLIRRPDVVTVIDPTRPPTQDNLEDVIEIKFPGDEMSDAQREDYRRIAGKDPILLESSECKCSKQEQPQKHVAPVEIEQLAPVATLAAWLAFLASGGRSPIPAR, encoded by the coding sequence ATGAGCAACGAGCCCGCACTACCGCAGGACCAGGGCAGCCTGGCCGTCGATGGCCGCACCAACCAAGCCGGCGTCGGCCGCGCCAAGCCGCAGGACATGGCCGTGCTGTGCCCGATCATCTGCAGCTGCCTGCACGACCCGCTGACCGGCGTGGCCGGGCAGAAGCTCTATCAACTGTGCGTCTCCAGCAAACTGCGCAGCCTGGACTGGAACCACCTGTCCCGCTACAAGCCCGAGGTCAACTACGACATGACCCAGCAGCCGCCCGCGCCGATCATGGACAGCGGCCTGGCCACCAAGGCGCACGACTGGCTCAAGGGCTGGATCGACAAGTATTGGGACGAGCCGGGCAAGGACCGTCCACCGTTCCGCCCGCGCGCCGGGCTGATCCGCCGCCCGGACGTGGTGACCGTCATCGACCCCACCCGGCCACCGACCCAGGACAATCTGGAGGACGTGATCGAGATAAAGTTTCCGGGGGATGAGATGAGTGACGCTCAGCGAGAAGACTACAGGCGCATCGCGGGTAAGGATCCGATACTGCTTGAGTCATCGGAGTGCAAATGCAGCAAGCAAGAGCAGCCGCAAAAGCACGTTGCTCCGGTAGAGATCGAGCAATTGGCGCCAGTGGCAACTCTAGCTGCCTGGCTAGCCTTCCTGGCTTCCGGCGGCCGCAGCCCAATCCCCGCAAGGTAA
- the gcvP gene encoding aminomethyl-transferring glycine dehydrogenase: MPAMSQTPSSLRDLEHHSAFVERHIGPNDAEIAQMLEVVGHASLDALTDAIVPGNIKSPAPLALPEALTEEEALVKIRAIADKNTVYRNFIGQGYYGTHTPKVILRNILENPAWYTAYTPYQAEISQGRMEALINFQTLCADLTGMQIANASLLDEATAAAEAMTLAKRSAKSRSDIFFVHDAVHPQTLELLRTRAEPLDIVLRVGTPEEALQAECFGVLLQYPDSFGHIGDHAALADAVHAQGGLVAVATDLLALTLIAAPGQWGADIVVGNSQRFGVPFGFGGPHAAFMACRDAYKRSMPGRLIGVSIDAAGNPAYRLTLQTREQHIRREKATSNICTAQVLLAVMASMYAVYHGPDGLTRIARRTHRLAAILAAALRGAGVTVGEHFFDTLHVKAIDADAIHARARAAGINLRAIDSEAVGISLDETTTRADVVALAQLFGAMADVDALDAATADALPQGLLRSSAFLTHPVFNTHHSEHELLRYMRSLADKDLAMDRTMIPLGSCTMKLNATAEMIPVTWPEFGAIHPLAPAEQSAGYAQLIDELEAMLVECTGYDAVSLQPNSGAQGEYAGLLAIRAYHRSRGEAHRDICLIPESAHGTNPASAQMCGMTVVVTKCDANGNVDVDDIRAKAEKYSDRLAALMITYPSTHGVFEEDVVAICEAVHAHGGQVYTDGANMNALVGVAKPGKWGSDVSHLNLHKTFCIPHGGGGPGVGPCAVKSHLAPFLPRAGLHAGEGQTAAIHGGGFNSGSGSGHSSRIGGMVSAAAYGSASILPISWMYVTMMGSAGLRKATQVALLNANYIAKRLAPHYKTLYTGRNGLVAHECILDVRPLEKTSGIGAEDIAKRLIDFGFHAPTLSFPVAGTLMVEPTESESQHELDRFIDAMIQIREEIRAIEDGRLDREDNPLKHAPHTATQVSASEWTHAYPRELAAFPLPSLKQQKYWPPVARVDNVYGDKNVMCACIPVDAYKIPVDAYKEDAEA; this comes from the coding sequence ATGCCCGCCATGTCCCAGACCCCGTCTTCCCTGCGCGACCTCGAACACCACAGCGCGTTCGTCGAACGCCATATCGGCCCCAACGACGCGGAAATCGCGCAGATGCTGGAGGTGGTCGGCCACGCCTCGCTGGATGCGCTGACCGATGCCATCGTGCCGGGCAACATCAAGTCGCCCGCACCACTGGCGCTGCCCGAGGCGCTCACCGAAGAAGAAGCACTGGTCAAGATCCGCGCCATCGCCGACAAGAACACCGTGTACCGCAACTTCATCGGCCAGGGCTACTACGGCACCCACACGCCGAAGGTCATCCTGCGCAACATCCTGGAAAACCCCGCCTGGTACACCGCCTACACGCCGTACCAGGCGGAAATCTCGCAAGGCCGCATGGAGGCGCTGATCAACTTCCAGACCCTGTGCGCCGACCTCACCGGCATGCAGATCGCCAACGCCTCGCTGCTGGACGAAGCCACCGCCGCGGCCGAAGCGATGACGCTGGCCAAGCGTTCGGCCAAGTCCAGGTCCGACATCTTCTTCGTGCACGACGCGGTGCATCCGCAGACGCTGGAACTGCTGCGCACGCGCGCCGAGCCGCTGGACATCGTGCTGCGCGTCGGCACCCCGGAAGAAGCGCTGCAGGCCGAGTGCTTCGGCGTGTTGCTGCAGTACCCGGACAGCTTCGGTCACATCGGCGATCACGCTGCACTGGCAGACGCCGTGCACGCACAAGGCGGACTGGTCGCAGTGGCCACCGATCTGCTGGCGCTGACCTTGATCGCCGCCCCGGGCCAATGGGGTGCGGACATCGTGGTCGGCAACTCGCAGCGCTTCGGCGTGCCGTTCGGTTTCGGTGGCCCGCATGCCGCCTTCATGGCCTGCCGCGACGCCTACAAGCGCTCGATGCCCGGCCGTTTGATCGGCGTGTCGATCGATGCCGCCGGCAACCCGGCGTATCGCTTGACCCTGCAGACCCGCGAGCAACATATCCGCCGCGAAAAGGCCACGTCCAACATCTGCACTGCGCAGGTGCTGCTGGCGGTGATGGCGTCGATGTATGCGGTGTATCACGGCCCCGATGGGCTGACCCGCATCGCGCGTCGCACCCATCGCCTGGCCGCCATTCTGGCTGCCGCATTGCGTGGCGCTGGCGTTACCGTGGGCGAGCATTTCTTCGATACGCTGCACGTCAAGGCGATCGATGCCGATGCCATCCACGCCCGTGCGCGTGCGGCCGGTATCAATCTACGCGCCATCGACAGCGAAGCGGTCGGCATCAGCCTGGATGAAACCACTACGCGCGCCGACGTGGTTGCGCTGGCCCAGCTGTTCGGTGCCATGGCCGATGTGGACGCACTCGATGCGGCCACCGCCGATGCCCTGCCCCAAGGCCTGCTGCGCAGCAGTGCCTTCCTGACGCACCCGGTGTTCAACACCCACCACAGCGAACACGAACTGCTGCGTTACATGCGCTCGCTGGCCGACAAGGATCTGGCGATGGATCGCACCATGATCCCGCTGGGCAGCTGCACCATGAAGCTCAATGCCACCGCTGAAATGATTCCGGTGACCTGGCCCGAGTTCGGCGCCATCCATCCGCTCGCACCGGCAGAACAATCGGCCGGCTACGCGCAGCTGATCGACGAACTGGAAGCGATGCTGGTCGAGTGCACCGGCTACGACGCGGTGAGCCTGCAACCCAATTCCGGTGCGCAGGGCGAATATGCCGGCCTGCTGGCGATCCGCGCGTATCACCGTTCGCGCGGTGAAGCGCATCGCGATATCTGCCTGATTCCCGAATCCGCGCACGGCACCAACCCGGCCTCGGCGCAGATGTGCGGCATGACCGTGGTGGTGACCAAGTGCGACGCCAACGGCAACGTGGACGTGGATGACATCCGCGCCAAGGCGGAGAAATATTCCGACCGTCTCGCGGCGTTGATGATCACCTACCCCTCCACGCACGGCGTGTTCGAAGAAGACGTGGTGGCCATCTGCGAAGCGGTGCATGCCCATGGCGGCCAGGTCTACACCGACGGCGCCAACATGAACGCGCTGGTTGGCGTGGCCAAGCCCGGCAAGTGGGGCTCGGACGTATCGCACCTCAATCTGCACAAGACCTTCTGCATCCCGCACGGCGGCGGCGGCCCGGGCGTAGGCCCGTGTGCGGTGAAGTCGCATTTGGCGCCGTTCCTGCCGCGTGCCGGCCTCCATGCCGGCGAAGGTCAAACTGCCGCCATCCATGGCGGCGGATTCAACTCCGGAAGCGGGAGTGGACACTCCTCGCGCATCGGCGGCATGGTCAGCGCGGCCGCCTACGGCTCCGCCTCGATCCTGCCGATCAGCTGGATGTACGTGACCATGATGGGCAGCGCCGGTCTGCGCAAGGCCACGCAGGTGGCACTGCTCAACGCCAACTACATCGCCAAGCGTCTGGCACCGCATTACAAGACGCTCTACACCGGCCGCAACGGGCTGGTGGCGCATGAGTGCATTCTCGATGTGCGCCCTCTGGAAAAGACCAGCGGCATCGGCGCCGAAGACATCGCCAAGCGGCTCATCGACTTCGGCTTCCACGCACCGACGTTGAGCTTCCCGGTCGCCGGCACGCTGATGGTGGAACCGACCGAAAGCGAATCGCAGCACGAACTGGACCGCTTCATCGACGCGATGATCCAGATCCGCGAAGAGATCCGCGCCATCGAAGACGGCCGTCTGGACCGCGAGGACAACCCGCTCAAGCACGCACCGCATACCGCAACGCAGGTGTCGGCCAGCGAGTGGACCCACGCTTACCCGCGCGAACTGGCCGCCTTCCCGCTGCCCAGCCTCAAGCAGCAGAAGTACTGGCCGCCGGTGGCGCGCGTGGACAACGTGTATGGCGACAAGAACGTGATGTGCGCGTGCATCCCGGTGGATGCGTATAAGATCCCGGTGGATGCGTATAAGGAAGATGCCGAAGCCTGA
- the rplQ gene encoding 50S ribosomal protein L17: MRHQKSGRKFNRTSAHREAMFRNMAASLFKHELIKTTLPKAKELRRVAEPLITIGKVDGVANRRLAFARLRDKEAVGKLFVELGPRYATRPGGYLRILKAGFRAGDNAPMAYVELVDRPVVAEEVAE, translated from the coding sequence ATGCGTCACCAGAAATCCGGCCGTAAGTTCAATCGTACCAGCGCGCACCGCGAGGCCATGTTCCGCAATATGGCCGCCTCGCTGTTCAAGCACGAGCTGATCAAGACCACCTTGCCGAAGGCCAAGGAACTGCGTCGCGTCGCCGAGCCGCTGATCACCATCGGCAAGGTCGATGGCGTTGCCAATCGTCGTCTGGCGTTCGCTCGCCTGCGCGACAAGGAAGCAGTGGGCAAGCTGTTCGTCGAACTGGGCCCGCGTTACGCGACCCGTCCCGGCGGCTATCTGCGCATCCTGAAGGCCGGCTTCCGTGCCGGTGACAATGCGCCGATGGCGTATGTCGAACTGGTCGACCGCCCAGTCGTTGCCGAAGAAGTGGCCGAGTAA
- a CDS encoding IS5 family transposase (programmed frameshift), with protein MEITPAQFALIEHCLPLQRGNVSMTNLQVVNALLYVAEHGCKWRGLPERFGNWHTVYTRINRWAKSGVLDRMFAQLQTCQIVRIKIEAVSLDSTSIKVHPDGTGAFKKNGPQSIGKSRGGWNTKIHMVAADARTAITFGLTPGNAHDAPAGRALLEHLGPVERPVHLLMDRAYEGNETRQLALDLGFVPVVPPKSNRVDPWEYDKEMYKRRNEVERLFRRLKGYRRIFTRFEKLDVMFLGFLSFVLVVDGLRMC; from the exons ATGGAGATCACGCCAGCACAATTTGCACTCATCGAGCATTGCCTACCTTTGCAACGCGGCAATGTCAGCATGACCAACCTGCAGGTAGTCAACGCCCTTCTTTACGTCGCAGAGCATGGCTGCAAATGGCGCGGTCTGCCCGAGCGCTTTGGCAACTGGCATACGGTGTACACGCGCATTAACCGTTGGGCCAAGTCCGGTGTGCTGGACCGGATGTTCGCCCAATTGCAGACCTGCCAGATCGTGCGCATCAAAATCGAAGCGGTCTCGCTGGACTCCACCAGCATCAAGGTGCATCCGGATGGCACTGGCGCAT TTAAAAAAAACGGCCCACAATCCATCGGGAAATCGCGGGGCGGATGGAACACCAAAATTCATATGGTTGCCGCAGATGCTCGAACAGCCATCACGTTCGGATTGACGCCTGGCAACGCACATGACGCACCCGCAGGCCGCGCGTTGCTTGAACACCTGGGGCCAGTGGAGCGGCCGGTTCATCTGCTGATGGATCGCGCTTACGAAGGCAATGAAACCCGCCAGTTGGCGCTCGATCTTGGCTTCGTGCCGGTGGTTCCACCCAAGTCCAATCGGGTCGATCCTTGGGAGTACGACAAGGAAATGTACAAGCGGCGCAACGAAGTGGAGAGGCTGTTCCGTCGCTTGAAGGGCTACCGACGGATTTTCACGCGCTTCGAGAAGCTGGATGTCATGTTCCTTGGCTTCCTCAGCTTCGTTCTGGTCGTTGATGGGCTTCGGATGTGTTAA
- a CDS encoding type VI immunity family protein, protein MTHGRSLIDAAWANLLTEHEGKLELPGGLLMRSGPRDYVGTVLAITGTLYYKGGYTTQVREAICACFDQYVATIGDQLRWLIKDETKPVQFNRSKPLRDWLLKLDPDDSPLFAYTGGNKPEDASAFEFYTGNLRQWQEQRSWGLNALRFSVPLKFIAQHPSTFQHLFVDFARRLRAEHGHGGYGFVLSLMGDADAPTEAYMSQKLHGADVGDPTSIARKVLDGIKTVSWLTAINHSMLQQLDGGTGLDALRNELPGDWFAYYDYGAGTVIQAGPVPQIASVDDDPMPATYVLVNHLLKRFRSTTLKDFHGATLGGEPFLGVVGTAQWLRRFDIPDEDLVTYQAKLLNMPKLKPDTVLPEPL, encoded by the coding sequence ATGACGCACGGGCGCTCCCTGATCGATGCCGCCTGGGCCAACCTCCTCACCGAGCACGAAGGCAAGCTGGAGCTGCCGGGCGGCCTGTTGATGCGTTCTGGCCCAAGGGATTACGTGGGCACGGTGCTGGCGATCACTGGCACGCTTTACTACAAGGGCGGCTATACCACCCAGGTGCGTGAGGCGATCTGCGCCTGCTTCGATCAGTATGTGGCGACCATTGGCGACCAGTTACGCTGGTTGATCAAGGATGAGACAAAGCCGGTGCAATTCAATCGCTCCAAGCCCTTGCGCGATTGGTTGCTTAAACTGGACCCAGACGACTCACCGCTCTTCGCCTATACCGGCGGCAATAAGCCTGAGGACGCGAGCGCATTCGAGTTTTACACTGGAAACTTACGGCAGTGGCAAGAACAGCGCAGCTGGGGGCTCAATGCCCTGCGTTTTTCAGTGCCGCTGAAATTTATAGCGCAGCATCCTTCGACTTTCCAACATCTTTTCGTCGACTTTGCCCGTCGCCTCAGGGCCGAGCATGGGCATGGCGGCTACGGGTTTGTACTCTCACTTATGGGAGACGCGGATGCGCCGACCGAGGCGTACATGTCGCAGAAACTACACGGCGCAGACGTCGGCGACCCGACGAGTATTGCGCGCAAAGTCCTAGACGGCATCAAAACCGTCTCTTGGCTCACCGCCATCAATCATTCGATGTTGCAGCAACTCGACGGCGGTACCGGCCTGGACGCGCTGCGCAACGAGCTGCCCGGCGACTGGTTCGCCTACTACGACTATGGCGCCGGCACCGTCATCCAGGCCGGCCCCGTGCCGCAGATCGCCAGCGTCGACGACGACCCCATGCCCGCCACCTACGTGCTGGTCAATCACCTGCTCAAGCGCTTCCGCAGCACCACCCTCAAGGACTTCCACGGCGCCACCCTGGGCGGGGAGCCCTTCCTGGGCGTGGTCGGCACCGCGCAATGGCTGCGACGCTTCGACATCCCCGACGAAGACCTCGTGACCTACCAGGCCAAGCTGCTGAACATGCCCAAGTTGAAGCCCGACACGGTGCTGCCCGAGCCGCTATGA
- a CDS encoding HlyD family secretion protein — translation MERCWYEQARAVQHRWTARRGVGGRRPMTRLFRREVMDAQQRSRLGPVVLRQRGALGWCVGVLMATVILLLVGFFCLGFARRQTLYGAVVPADGMIAITTPQSGVVANVGVVQGQRVAAGQVLFVLAAEHRDDRGRPSQQAAAVLAEQQRLTAEAMVQLRAQGRLQQQAAARALAGLRNRLEQVDAELGVLRHRQQLTQSIEQRYRTALTRGLVSQQFVDEKQADVLDQRAHALELQRERLTLADALAQAQAELQQLPVSLRQQLALAGASLQADRRTAIEQAAASRWEVRAPRAGRVALRPLQRGQAVGQGQRLADLLPTSTATEVVLYAPSRAAGLIGPGIPVQLRFDALPYQHYGQFAGRVVEIAAVPEPPRADAPLASEPLYRMRVRLAGDAALRAGHAAVLRPGMRVQGTLALEWRRFSQWAFEPLSSLHGTLR, via the coding sequence ATGGAGCGCTGCTGGTATGAGCAGGCGCGCGCAGTACAGCACCGGTGGACAGCACGCCGGGGCGTCGGCGGCCGCCGGCCGATGACGCGCTTGTTTCGGCGCGAGGTGATGGATGCGCAGCAGCGCAGTCGGCTGGGGCCAGTGGTGCTTCGCCAGCGTGGCGCGCTGGGTTGGTGCGTGGGCGTGCTGATGGCAACGGTGATCCTGCTGCTGGTGGGATTTTTCTGCCTGGGGTTCGCGCGTCGCCAGACCTTGTATGGCGCTGTCGTCCCGGCTGACGGAATGATCGCCATCACCACCCCGCAATCGGGCGTGGTGGCAAACGTCGGCGTCGTGCAGGGCCAGAGGGTTGCCGCTGGTCAGGTGCTGTTCGTGTTGGCGGCCGAGCATCGGGATGATCGCGGGCGGCCAAGCCAGCAGGCCGCTGCCGTGCTCGCCGAGCAGCAGCGCCTGACTGCCGAAGCGATGGTCCAACTGCGCGCCCAGGGCCGCTTGCAGCAGCAAGCGGCCGCGCGGGCGCTGGCCGGCCTGCGCAACCGCCTGGAGCAGGTCGACGCCGAGCTTGGCGTGCTGCGCCATCGGCAGCAGCTGACCCAATCCATCGAGCAGCGTTACCGCACCGCCTTGACGCGTGGCCTGGTCAGTCAGCAATTCGTCGATGAGAAGCAGGCCGACGTGCTCGACCAACGCGCGCATGCATTGGAACTGCAGCGCGAGCGCTTGACCTTGGCCGATGCCCTGGCGCAGGCCCAGGCCGAGTTGCAGCAACTGCCGGTGAGCTTGCGCCAACAATTGGCGCTGGCCGGTGCCAGCCTGCAGGCGGACCGGCGTACGGCGATCGAGCAGGCAGCCGCCTCGCGTTGGGAAGTGCGCGCTCCGCGTGCAGGGCGTGTGGCGTTGCGACCGCTGCAGCGTGGGCAGGCGGTCGGGCAGGGGCAGCGGCTGGCCGATCTGCTGCCGACCTCGACGGCGACCGAAGTGGTGTTGTACGCACCCTCCCGGGCGGCAGGGCTGATCGGCCCCGGCATCCCGGTGCAACTGCGCTTCGATGCCTTGCCCTACCAGCACTATGGCCAATTTGCCGGGCGTGTGGTCGAGATCGCCGCCGTGCCCGAACCGCCGCGTGCCGACGCGCCGTTGGCGAGCGAACCGTTGTACCGCATGCGGGTGCGCCTGGCCGGGGATGCCGCCCTGCGTGCAGGACATGCTGCGGTGCTGCGACCGGGCATGCGCGTGCAGGGCACGCTGGCATTGGAATGGCGGCGCTTCTCGCAGTGGGCCTTCGAGCCGCTGTCCAGCCTGCACGGCACGCTGCGATGA
- the raxST gene encoding RiPP modification sulfotransferase RaxST, with product MDYHFISGLPRAGSSLLAALLRQNPQLHADVTSPVARLYAAMLMGMSEEHPSNVQIDDAQRVRLLRAVFDAYYQNRQELGTVFDTNRAWCSRLTGLARLFPRSRMICCVRDVGWIVDSFERLAQSQPLRLSALFGYDPEDSVSMHADLLTAPRGVVGYALDGLRQAFYGDHADRLLLLRYDTLAQRPAQAMEQVYAFLQLPAFAHDYAGVQAEAERFDAALQMPGLHRVRRGVHYVPRRSVLPPALFDQLQELAFWESAPSHGALLV from the coding sequence GTGGACTACCATTTCATTTCCGGGCTGCCGCGTGCGGGCTCGTCCCTGCTGGCCGCGTTGCTGCGGCAGAATCCGCAGCTGCACGCCGATGTCACCTCGCCGGTTGCGCGACTCTACGCGGCGATGCTGATGGGCATGAGCGAGGAACATCCCTCCAACGTGCAGATCGACGACGCACAGCGCGTGCGGCTGCTGCGTGCGGTATTCGACGCCTACTACCAGAATCGCCAGGAGCTGGGCACGGTGTTCGACACCAACCGTGCCTGGTGCAGTCGCCTGACGGGACTGGCGAGGCTGTTTCCGCGCAGCCGCATGATTTGTTGCGTACGCGATGTTGGTTGGATCGTCGATAGCTTCGAGCGCCTGGCGCAGAGCCAGCCGTTGCGTTTGTCGGCGCTGTTCGGCTACGACCCGGAGGATTCGGTGTCGATGCACGCGGATCTGCTGACCGCGCCGCGGGGCGTGGTGGGCTATGCGCTGGACGGGCTGCGCCAGGCGTTCTACGGCGACCATGCTGATCGCCTGTTGCTGCTGCGCTACGACACCTTGGCGCAGCGGCCGGCGCAGGCGATGGAGCAGGTCTACGCCTTCCTGCAATTGCCGGCGTTCGCGCACGACTATGCCGGTGTCCAGGCCGAGGCAGAACGTTTCGATGCCGCGCTGCAGATGCCAGGCCTGCATCGCGTGCGTCGCGGGGTGCATTACGTACCACGTCGCAGCGTGTTGCCGCCGGCGCTGTTCGATCAGCTGCAGGAGCTGGCCTTCTGGGAAAGCGCGCCTTCGCATGGAGCGCTGCTGGTATGA
- the raxX gene encoding RaxX family RiPP produces the protein MNHSKKSPTKGAASLQRPAGAKGRPEPLDQRLWKHVGGGDYPPPGANPKHDPPPRNPGHH, from the coding sequence ATGAACCACTCGAAAAAATCGCCCACCAAGGGTGCGGCATCGCTGCAGCGGCCCGCCGGGGCCAAGGGCCGACCGGAGCCGCTCGACCAGCGTCTGTGGAAGCATGTCGGCGGTGGGGACTATCCCCCGCCGGGCGCGAATCCCAAGCACGATCCGCCGCCGCGCAACCCCGGGCACCATTGA
- a CDS encoding IS630 family transposase, with the protein MSTSAVQPSMKKRDGRLVSRAALEEMRLMALQRMGEGESPAEVASSFGLHRGWAYKVLARAQEGGAGALMTRKGSGRPRTLTPAQERQVLGWVNGKNPRQHGFAFGLWTRQVVRELIEKKFAARLSLASVGTLLARLGLSPQKPLQHAYQRDPLAVAQWQEQTSPAIVTHAKREKAEIDFWDESGFRADAVQGRTWAVKGVTPVVAVPGQRQSISAASAVNSKGGFWFAVYSGGLNGELFVDLLKRMMKGRRRPIHLVLDGLPAHKTRGVRDDVDSLKGRLTLHFLPGDAPDLNPDELVWSYTKRTGVAWRPLRSGEKLADRVHDQLSDIAARPELVRSFFRRPSVAYISDS; encoded by the coding sequence ATGTCGACGTCTGCTGTCCAACCATCCATGAAGAAGAGAGACGGACGTTTGGTATCGCGGGCGGCGCTGGAAGAAATGCGCCTGATGGCGTTGCAACGGATGGGCGAAGGCGAATCGCCGGCCGAAGTGGCCTCGTCGTTCGGGTTGCATCGCGGCTGGGCGTACAAAGTGCTGGCGCGAGCACAGGAGGGCGGCGCTGGCGCATTGATGACGCGTAAGGGCAGCGGTCGCCCGCGGACGTTGACGCCGGCGCAGGAGCGCCAGGTGTTGGGCTGGGTCAATGGCAAGAACCCTCGCCAGCATGGCTTCGCCTTCGGTCTGTGGACGCGGCAGGTCGTGCGAGAACTGATCGAGAAGAAGTTTGCCGCACGGTTGAGTCTGGCCAGCGTCGGGACGTTGCTGGCGCGGCTGGGGCTGAGCCCACAGAAGCCGCTGCAACACGCCTATCAGCGTGATCCACTGGCGGTAGCACAGTGGCAGGAGCAGACGTCCCCGGCGATCGTGACGCACGCCAAGCGGGAAAAGGCCGAGATAGACTTCTGGGACGAGTCTGGCTTCCGTGCCGATGCGGTGCAAGGACGGACGTGGGCCGTCAAGGGCGTCACGCCGGTTGTCGCGGTGCCGGGGCAGCGCCAGAGCATCAGTGCGGCCTCGGCGGTGAACAGCAAGGGCGGGTTCTGGTTCGCCGTGTACAGCGGCGGCTTGAACGGTGAATTGTTCGTGGACCTGCTCAAGCGAATGATGAAAGGCCGTCGCCGTCCAATCCATCTGGTGCTCGATGGTTTGCCTGCTCACAAGACCCGTGGCGTGCGCGATGACGTGGACAGCCTGAAGGGCAGGTTGACGCTGCATTTCCTGCCGGGTGACGCGCCGGACTTGAATCCCGACGAGTTGGTGTGGAGCTACACCAAGCGCACGGGCGTGGCGTGGCGCCCGCTGCGCAGTGGCGAGAAGCTGGCCGATCGGGTGCATGATCAGTTGTCCGACATTGCAGCTCGACCAGAATTGGTGCGCTCGTTCTTCAGGCGTCCAAGTGTCGCCTATATTTCTGACTCATGA